The Rhineura floridana isolate rRhiFlo1 chromosome 15, rRhiFlo1.hap2, whole genome shotgun sequence genome window below encodes:
- the TMEM234 gene encoding transmembrane protein 234 isoform X3: MVAMASLGEVAALVLVSVLWGGTNPFLKRGTEGLERVKRESQSLQLVAEMKFLCLNYKYVVPFVLNQCGSFVFYLTLASTDLTLAVPLCNSLALVFTLATGKVLGEDIGGARAVLGMLLTALGITLCIAGSVHETP, encoded by the exons ATGGTCGCCATGGCTTCGCTGG GTGAAGTTGCTGCTTTGGTCTTGGTGTCAGTTCTTTGGGGAGGAACCAATCCGTTTTTGAAAAGGGGCACCGAGGGTCTGGAGCGAGTGAAGAGAGAGAGCCAATCCCTACAGCTGGTGGCGGAAATGAAATTCCTTTGTCTCAATTACAAG TATGTGGTGCCATTTGTGCTCAACCAGTGTGGCTCTTTTGTCTTCTACCTTACTTTAGCATCCACAG ACCTGACCTTGGCTGTGCCTCTTTGCAACTCCTTGGCTCTGGTCTTCACGTTAGCAACAGGGAAAGTTCTCGGGGAAGACATTGGCGGTGCAA GGGCTGTGCTGGGAATGCTACTGACAGCTTTGGGAATTACACTCTGCATAGCTGGGTCTGTACATGAGACACCATGA
- the TMEM234 gene encoding transmembrane protein 234 isoform X1, which translates to MKGREEERQAARSEKANGTTSGIEPEGKTRERNYRDRKGEVAALVLVSVLWGGTNPFLKRGTEGLERVKRESQSLQLVAEMKFLCLNYKYVVPFVLNQCGSFVFYLTLASTDLTLAVPLCNSLALVFTLATGKVLGEDIGGARAVLGMLLTALGITLCIAGSVHETP; encoded by the exons ATGAAAGGCCGGGAAGAGGAGAGGCAAGCAGCGCGATCGGAAAAGGCAAACGGAACCACTTCCGGGATCGAGCCGGAAGGAAAAACGCGGGAACGGAATTATAGAGATAGGAAAG GTGAAGTTGCTGCTTTGGTCTTGGTGTCAGTTCTTTGGGGAGGAACCAATCCGTTTTTGAAAAGGGGCACCGAGGGTCTGGAGCGAGTGAAGAGAGAGAGCCAATCCCTACAGCTGGTGGCGGAAATGAAATTCCTTTGTCTCAATTACAAG TATGTGGTGCCATTTGTGCTCAACCAGTGTGGCTCTTTTGTCTTCTACCTTACTTTAGCATCCACAG ACCTGACCTTGGCTGTGCCTCTTTGCAACTCCTTGGCTCTGGTCTTCACGTTAGCAACAGGGAAAGTTCTCGGGGAAGACATTGGCGGTGCAA GGGCTGTGCTGGGAATGCTACTGACAGCTTTGGGAATTACACTCTGCATAGCTGGGTCTGTACATGAGACACCATGA
- the EIF3I gene encoding eukaryotic translation initiation factor 3 subunit I has translation MKPILLQGHERSITQIKYNREGDLLFTVAKDPIVNVWYSVNGERLGTYNGHTGAVWCVDADWDTKHVLTGSADNSCRLWDCETGKQLALVKTSSAVRTCGFDFGGNIIMFSTDKQMGYQCFVSFFDLRDSSQIEDNEPYMKIPCSESKITSAVWGPLGEFIIAGHENGELNQFSAKSGEVLVNVKEHTKQINDIQTSRDMTMFITASKDNTAKLFDCTTLDHLKTFRTERPVNSAALSPIFDHVVLGGGQEAMDVTTTSTRIGKFEARYFHLGVEEEFGRVKGHFGPINSVAFHPDGKSYSSGGEDGYVRIHYFDPQYFEFEFEV, from the exons ATG AAACCCATCCTGCTGCAAGGCCACGAGAGATCGATTACTCAGATCAAATATAACAGGGAAGGAGACTTGCTATTCACAGTAGCTAAAGATCCG ATCGTTAACGTTTGGTACTCTGTCAACGGGGAGAGACTTGGCACTTACAATGGACATACTGGGGCTGTCTGGTGTGTGGATGCTGACT GGGACACGAAGCATGTTCTTACAGGCTCTGCAGACAACAGCTGCCGGCTCTGGGACTGTGAGACAG GGAAGCAGCTTGCTCTGGTCAAGACCAGCTCAGCCGTCCGAACCTGTGGCTTTGACTTTGGAGGCAACATCATCATGTTTTCCACGGACAAGCAAATGGGCTACCAATGTTTTGTGAGCTTCTTTGACCTCCGCGACTCCAGCCAGATTG AGGACAATGAGCCATACATGAAGATACCCTGTAGCGAGTCTAAAATCACTAGCGCCGTTTGGGGTCCTCTTGGGGAATTCATCATTGCAGGGCACGAGAATGGGGAGCTGAACCAGTTCAGCGCGAAG TCAGGGGAGGTCCTCGTGAACGTCAAGGAGCACACCAAACAGATCAACGACATCCAGACCTCTCGAGACATGACCATgttcatcactgcctccaaggaCAACACTGCCAAG CTGTTTGACTGCACGACGCTTGATCACCTGAAGACATTCCGGACAGAGAGGCCGGTGAACTCTGCAGCCCTCTCACCCATCTTTGATCAT GTGGTATTGGGTGGTGGACAGGAAGCCATGGATGTGACGACCACTTCCACCAGGATTGGCAAGTTTGAGGCCAG GTACTTCCACTTGGGCGTTGAGGAAGAATTTGGGAGAGTCAAGGGCCACTTTGGGCCCATTAACAGTGTTGCTTTTCACCCTGATGGAAAGAG tTACAGCAGCGGTGGTGAGGACGGCTATGTCCGCATCCATTATTTTGACCCCCAGTACTTTGAATTTGAGTTTGAAGTTTGA
- the TMEM234 gene encoding transmembrane protein 234 isoform X4 — protein MCWKGEVAALVLVSVLWGGTNPFLKRGTEGLERVKRESQSLQLVAEMKFLCLNYKYVVPFVLNQCGSFVFYLTLASTDLTLAVPLCNSLALVFTLATGKVLGEDIGGARAVLGMLLTALGITLCIAGSVHETP, from the exons ATGTGTTGGAAAG GTGAAGTTGCTGCTTTGGTCTTGGTGTCAGTTCTTTGGGGAGGAACCAATCCGTTTTTGAAAAGGGGCACCGAGGGTCTGGAGCGAGTGAAGAGAGAGAGCCAATCCCTACAGCTGGTGGCGGAAATGAAATTCCTTTGTCTCAATTACAAG TATGTGGTGCCATTTGTGCTCAACCAGTGTGGCTCTTTTGTCTTCTACCTTACTTTAGCATCCACAG ACCTGACCTTGGCTGTGCCTCTTTGCAACTCCTTGGCTCTGGTCTTCACGTTAGCAACAGGGAAAGTTCTCGGGGAAGACATTGGCGGTGCAA GGGCTGTGCTGGGAATGCTACTGACAGCTTTGGGAATTACACTCTGCATAGCTGGGTCTGTACATGAGACACCATGA
- the LOC133370971 gene encoding myotubularin-related protein 9-like isoform X2, which translates to MEFAELIKTTKVDSVAFSCPGLQSVKGMLCITSHHLLLSSRPGANGEQAQTELWLLIRNVDAVEKRLANASGTIILKCKDLKVLQLEIPGMEECLNIASSIEALSSVESVMMTYPFFYRPQSLKLEDGWQLHSLEEYYQQIASDTGAWRLSYINEDFVACSSYPQVVIVPAAVNEETLRDSARFRHRGRFPVLSYYHKKNGTVMLRCSQPLVGPNRKRCQEDEALLRTVLAGGDRGFILDTRSAQAAKQAQMLGGGTEHRSSYPGWKRLHRPLERGRPLQESFIKLVEACNDLSPNMDRWLSKLEASKWLSHVKEALSTACLAAQGMEREEACILVHGAEGTDTTLLVTALAQVILDPNCRTLAGFQGLLEREWIQAGHPFRQRCAHSAYSHARLKQEAPMFLLFLDCVWQLGRQFPLSLEFSEGFLLALFEHSYASPYGTFLCNNEKERKLCEVKVKTHSLWPGLNSKRQQFLNPLYAHNPLVIWPSVEPQSVLLWQGLFLRWVRSSQHLDEAWAEIQQIAKSTKNH; encoded by the exons ATGGAGTTTGCAGAGTTGATCAAGACCACCAAGGTGGACAGCGTGGCCTTCTCGTGTCCAGGGCTCCAGTCAGTCAAGGGGATGCTGTGCATCACTAGCCATCACCTGCTGTTATCCTCCCGGCCAGGGGCAAATGGAGAGCAGGCCCAGACTGAGCTGTGGCTTCTTATCCGGAACGTGGATGCCGTTGAGAAAAG GCTTGCAAACGCTTCTGGCACCatcattctcaaatgcaaagacttGAAAGTTCTGCAGCTGGAGATCCCTGGGATGGAGGAGTGTCTGAACATTGCCAGTTCCATTGAG GCCCTCTCCTCGGTGGAGTCGGTGATGATGACATACCCATTCTTCTACAGGCCCCAAAGCCTGAAGCTGGAAGATGGGTGGCAGCTTCACAGCCTGGAAGAATACTACCAGCAAATCGCTTCGGAT ACAGGTGCCTGGAGGCTCAGCTACATCAATGAGGATTTTGTGGCCTGCTCCAGTTACCCGCAAGTCGTCATTGTGCCAGCCGCAGTGAATGAAGAAACTCTGAGGGACAGCGCCCGCTTCCGTCACAGGGGACGATTTCCTGTCCTCAGCTATTACCACAAAAAGAATGGGACT GTGATGCTGCGCTGTAGCCAACCGCTGGTAGGTCCCAACCGGAAGCGCTGCCAGGAGGATGAAGCGCTGCTGAGGACCGTGCTGGCAGGAGGAGACCGTGGCTTCATCCTGGACACCCGGTCGGCGCAGGCGGCCAAGCAGGCTCAGATGCTGGGGGGCGGCACAGAGCACAGGAGCTCTTATCCTGGGTGGAAGAGATTGCACCGGCCCCTGGAGAG AGGCCGTCCCCTCCAGGAAAGCTTCATCAAGCTGGTGGAGGCTTGCAACGACCTGTCCCCCAACATGGACCGCTGGCTGAGCAAGCTGGAAGCTTCCAAATGGCTGTCCCATGTCAAAGAAGCGCTGAGCACTGCCTGCCTTGCGGCACAGGGCATGGAAAG GGAGGAGGCCTGCATCCTGGTGCATGGAGCTGAAGGGACGGACACTACCTTGCTGGTGACCGCCCTTGCCCAGGTCATCTTGGATCCCAATTGCAGGACGCTGGCTGGCTTCCAGGGGCTGCTAGAGCGGGAATGGATACAG GCTGGGCACCCGTTCCGCCAGCGCTGCGCCCACTCGGCCTACTCCCACGCCCGACTCAAGCAGGAGGCGCCCATGTTCCTCCTCTTCCTGGACTGCGTCTGGCAACTTGGGCGCCAGTTTCCCTTATCGCTGGAATTCAGTGAGGGCTTCCTGTTGGCGCTCTTTGAGCACAGCTACGCCTCTCCCTACGGCACCTTTCTCTGCAATAATGAGAAAGAAAG GAAGCTCTGTGAAGTGAAAGTGAAGACTCACTCACTCTGGCCTGGGCTGAACAGCAAGAGGCAGCAGTTCCTGAATCCACTGTATGCACACAACCCCTTGGTCATTTGGCCATCCGTGGAGCCCCAGAGTGTGCTGCTCTGGCAAG GTTTGTTCCTCCGCTGGGTCCGTTCATCACAGCACCTAGATGAAGCATGGGCAGAAATTCAGCAAATAGCGAAGTCCACAAAGAACCACTGA
- the TMEM234 gene encoding transmembrane protein 234 isoform X2 — protein MYATLSSWRRGEVAALVLVSVLWGGTNPFLKRGTEGLERVKRESQSLQLVAEMKFLCLNYKYVVPFVLNQCGSFVFYLTLASTDLTLAVPLCNSLALVFTLATGKVLGEDIGGARAVLGMLLTALGITLCIAGSVHETP, from the exons atgtacgccaccttgagctcttggagaagag GTGAAGTTGCTGCTTTGGTCTTGGTGTCAGTTCTTTGGGGAGGAACCAATCCGTTTTTGAAAAGGGGCACCGAGGGTCTGGAGCGAGTGAAGAGAGAGAGCCAATCCCTACAGCTGGTGGCGGAAATGAAATTCCTTTGTCTCAATTACAAG TATGTGGTGCCATTTGTGCTCAACCAGTGTGGCTCTTTTGTCTTCTACCTTACTTTAGCATCCACAG ACCTGACCTTGGCTGTGCCTCTTTGCAACTCCTTGGCTCTGGTCTTCACGTTAGCAACAGGGAAAGTTCTCGGGGAAGACATTGGCGGTGCAA GGGCTGTGCTGGGAATGCTACTGACAGCTTTGGGAATTACACTCTGCATAGCTGGGTCTGTACATGAGACACCATGA
- the LOC133370971 gene encoding myotubularin-related protein 9-like isoform X1 → MEFAELIKTTKVDSVAFSCPGLQSVKGMLCITSHHLLLSSRPGANGEQAQTELWLLIRNVDAVEKSVQNLSWYQSSRTNGSPRQTRLANASGTIILKCKDLKVLQLEIPGMEECLNIASSIEALSSVESVMMTYPFFYRPQSLKLEDGWQLHSLEEYYQQIASDTGAWRLSYINEDFVACSSYPQVVIVPAAVNEETLRDSARFRHRGRFPVLSYYHKKNGTVMLRCSQPLVGPNRKRCQEDEALLRTVLAGGDRGFILDTRSAQAAKQAQMLGGGTEHRSSYPGWKRLHRPLERGRPLQESFIKLVEACNDLSPNMDRWLSKLEASKWLSHVKEALSTACLAAQGMEREEACILVHGAEGTDTTLLVTALAQVILDPNCRTLAGFQGLLEREWIQAGHPFRQRCAHSAYSHARLKQEAPMFLLFLDCVWQLGRQFPLSLEFSEGFLLALFEHSYASPYGTFLCNNEKERKLCEVKVKTHSLWPGLNSKRQQFLNPLYAHNPLVIWPSVEPQSVLLWQGLFLRWVRSSQHLDEAWAEIQQIAKSTKNH, encoded by the exons ATGGAGTTTGCAGAGTTGATCAAGACCACCAAGGTGGACAGCGTGGCCTTCTCGTGTCCAGGGCTCCAGTCAGTCAAGGGGATGCTGTGCATCACTAGCCATCACCTGCTGTTATCCTCCCGGCCAGGGGCAAATGGAGAGCAGGCCCAGACTGAGCTGTGGCTTCTTATCCGGAACGTGGATGCCGTTGAGAAAAG TGTTCAGAATCTAAGCTGGTATCAAAGCTCCCGGACTAACGGCTCCCCTCGACAGACCAG GCTTGCAAACGCTTCTGGCACCatcattctcaaatgcaaagacttGAAAGTTCTGCAGCTGGAGATCCCTGGGATGGAGGAGTGTCTGAACATTGCCAGTTCCATTGAG GCCCTCTCCTCGGTGGAGTCGGTGATGATGACATACCCATTCTTCTACAGGCCCCAAAGCCTGAAGCTGGAAGATGGGTGGCAGCTTCACAGCCTGGAAGAATACTACCAGCAAATCGCTTCGGAT ACAGGTGCCTGGAGGCTCAGCTACATCAATGAGGATTTTGTGGCCTGCTCCAGTTACCCGCAAGTCGTCATTGTGCCAGCCGCAGTGAATGAAGAAACTCTGAGGGACAGCGCCCGCTTCCGTCACAGGGGACGATTTCCTGTCCTCAGCTATTACCACAAAAAGAATGGGACT GTGATGCTGCGCTGTAGCCAACCGCTGGTAGGTCCCAACCGGAAGCGCTGCCAGGAGGATGAAGCGCTGCTGAGGACCGTGCTGGCAGGAGGAGACCGTGGCTTCATCCTGGACACCCGGTCGGCGCAGGCGGCCAAGCAGGCTCAGATGCTGGGGGGCGGCACAGAGCACAGGAGCTCTTATCCTGGGTGGAAGAGATTGCACCGGCCCCTGGAGAG AGGCCGTCCCCTCCAGGAAAGCTTCATCAAGCTGGTGGAGGCTTGCAACGACCTGTCCCCCAACATGGACCGCTGGCTGAGCAAGCTGGAAGCTTCCAAATGGCTGTCCCATGTCAAAGAAGCGCTGAGCACTGCCTGCCTTGCGGCACAGGGCATGGAAAG GGAGGAGGCCTGCATCCTGGTGCATGGAGCTGAAGGGACGGACACTACCTTGCTGGTGACCGCCCTTGCCCAGGTCATCTTGGATCCCAATTGCAGGACGCTGGCTGGCTTCCAGGGGCTGCTAGAGCGGGAATGGATACAG GCTGGGCACCCGTTCCGCCAGCGCTGCGCCCACTCGGCCTACTCCCACGCCCGACTCAAGCAGGAGGCGCCCATGTTCCTCCTCTTCCTGGACTGCGTCTGGCAACTTGGGCGCCAGTTTCCCTTATCGCTGGAATTCAGTGAGGGCTTCCTGTTGGCGCTCTTTGAGCACAGCTACGCCTCTCCCTACGGCACCTTTCTCTGCAATAATGAGAAAGAAAG GAAGCTCTGTGAAGTGAAAGTGAAGACTCACTCACTCTGGCCTGGGCTGAACAGCAAGAGGCAGCAGTTCCTGAATCCACTGTATGCACACAACCCCTTGGTCATTTGGCCATCCGTGGAGCCCCAGAGTGTGCTGCTCTGGCAAG GTTTGTTCCTCCGCTGGGTCCGTTCATCACAGCACCTAGATGAAGCATGGGCAGAAATTCAGCAAATAGCGAAGTCCACAAAGAACCACTGA